A genomic region of Psychrobacter sp. M13 contains the following coding sequences:
- a CDS encoding RDD family protein has protein sequence MQIFLARNNVQAGPYTLDQLNIMLTSGEVMLDDLVWHEGLDKWQRIGDLTANQYAYRPANTGSNSTVTNDSIINNVTVFPEDNNPQGSKTNDGKKMSIDRLYGKPESKSTAKNTKADMTTNRQYSPNNVSLNKTNKAASAKDVVIGDVILAPIMSRILATAINALMYLLAIFPLVLALAKMDVDYTKFQDIQNMDAAYQYSLTLMESMPSGTLMMSQVLVFGLFALQLVFITLRGQSLGKLITGIRVVDQSTHRLPSFIKLIGTRTLLLFIIYNLLFSFTSFMGFLVVAINYYMASKSPENIGWHDKLAKTLVVKANSSQLVKQPKIK, from the coding sequence ATGCAGATTTTTCTTGCTCGAAATAATGTACAAGCGGGTCCTTATACCTTAGATCAGCTCAATATCATGTTGACCTCAGGTGAGGTGATGCTTGATGATTTGGTATGGCATGAGGGTTTAGATAAATGGCAACGTATCGGCGATTTGACCGCCAATCAATACGCTTATCGCCCTGCTAATACAGGATCTAACTCAACAGTTACCAATGATTCTATTATTAACAATGTCACGGTGTTCCCTGAAGATAATAATCCTCAAGGCTCAAAGACTAATGATGGTAAAAAGATGTCTATCGATAGACTCTATGGTAAGCCTGAGTCTAAGTCTACTGCTAAAAATACTAAAGCTGATATGACGACCAATCGTCAATATTCGCCCAACAACGTTTCATTGAATAAAACCAATAAAGCAGCTTCGGCAAAAGATGTTGTCATTGGTGATGTGATCCTTGCGCCTATTATGTCGCGAATATTAGCGACAGCGATTAATGCGCTGATGTATCTATTAGCCATCTTTCCCTTGGTGTTGGCTTTAGCCAAGATGGATGTCGATTATACTAAGTTTCAAGATATCCAAAATATGGATGCCGCTTACCAGTACTCTTTGACATTGATGGAAAGTATGCCTAGTGGCACTCTGATGATGTCACAGGTACTCGTATTTGGACTATTTGCGCTGCAACTGGTATTTATTACCCTACGTGGGCAGTCTCTTGGTAAGCTCATTACAGGTATTCGGGTGGTTGATCAAAGCACTCATCGTCTGCCTTCATTTATCAAGCTGATTGGTACTCGTACGCTATTATTATTTATCATTTACAATCTATTATTTTCTTTTACTAGTTTTATGGGCTTTTTAGTCGTTGCGATCAACTATTACATGGCCTCAAAAAGCCCTGAAAATATCGGCTGGCATGATAAATTGGCTAAGACCTTAGTCGTCAAAGCCAATAGTAGTCAATTGGTCAAACAACCTAAAATTAAATAG
- the rpsR gene encoding 30S ribosomal protein S18, translating into MARFYRRRKFCRFTAEGITHIDYKDVELLKQYISDNGKIVPSRITGTSTKYQRQLATAIKQARYLSLLPYTDNHQG; encoded by the coding sequence ATGGCACGTTTCTATCGCCGTCGCAAATTCTGCCGTTTCACCGCTGAAGGCATTACTCACATCGATTATAAAGATGTTGAATTGCTAAAACAGTATATCAGTGATAATGGCAAAATCGTACCAAGTCGTATTACTGGTACTTCTACAAAATATCAGCGTCAACTAGCGACTGCTATCAAGCAAGCTCGTTATTTATCGCTCTTACCATACACTGATAACCATCAGGGTTAA
- the sthA gene encoding Si-specific NAD(P)(+) transhydrogenase, whose product MGSKRKDDATNDTGKESQTEVSNKDSGSAPTTAPEQTQAMSKEEKIEQTHEQVTDDIMHHPDLVSPLDDKRVYVKSGYGKDAERLKKDDHDYTYDAVILGAGPAGEAAAMKLTKSGKKVAVIDPRDQVGGNCTHVGTIPSKSLRQSVFNLINFRRDPMFTKTLDYHRVPLNKVLANARQVIRRQVTTHTRFYERNQVDVIHGWASFVDAHTVKIETEENVFETVTFNKAIITVGSRPYRPDLLDFDHPRVFDSDKILQMDYVIRKIIIYGAGVIGSEYASIFTGLGCKVDLINNQTRLLNYLDSEISDALAHDFRQFGVVIRNNEEIDHLETHDDYVVLHLKSGKKIKADAILWSNGRSGNTEGLNVEALGLTPNSRGQLKVDDTYRTEVDNIYAAGDVIGWPSLASAAYDQGRCAAAFMVGDSDAEPVSSVPTGIYTIPEISSIGKTEQELTDEQIPYEVGQAFFKDLARAQIIGERTGVLKILFHRETLQLLGVHCYGNHASEIIHIGQAVMKCGATLEYFVNTTFNYPTMAEAYRVAALNGLNRVF is encoded by the coding sequence ATGGGAAGCAAACGTAAAGATGATGCCACTAATGATACTGGCAAAGAGTCGCAAACCGAAGTCTCAAATAAAGACAGTGGCAGCGCACCAACAACTGCGCCTGAGCAAACTCAAGCTATGAGTAAAGAAGAAAAAATTGAGCAAACACATGAGCAAGTTACTGACGATATCATGCACCATCCTGATTTAGTCAGTCCACTAGATGACAAGCGCGTCTACGTCAAATCAGGGTATGGTAAAGATGCTGAGCGCTTAAAAAAAGACGATCATGACTACACTTACGATGCAGTAATATTAGGGGCAGGACCTGCTGGTGAAGCGGCGGCTATGAAGCTTACTAAATCAGGCAAAAAGGTTGCGGTCATTGACCCACGCGATCAAGTCGGTGGTAACTGTACTCATGTCGGTACCATACCCAGTAAATCCTTGCGCCAATCTGTATTTAACTTGATTAATTTCCGTCGTGATCCGATGTTTACCAAAACCTTGGATTATCACAGAGTACCTCTAAATAAGGTGCTGGCTAATGCTCGTCAAGTTATTCGCCGCCAGGTTACTACGCATACGCGGTTTTATGAGCGTAATCAAGTCGATGTGATTCACGGCTGGGCAAGCTTCGTTGATGCGCATACGGTCAAGATTGAAACCGAAGAAAACGTCTTTGAGACGGTTACCTTTAACAAAGCTATCATTACGGTCGGTAGCCGCCCTTATCGCCCTGATCTACTAGACTTCGATCATCCACGCGTATTTGATTCAGATAAAATACTGCAAATGGATTATGTTATTCGTAAGATTATTATCTATGGTGCAGGCGTGATCGGCTCTGAGTATGCCTCAATCTTTACGGGTCTGGGCTGCAAAGTAGATTTAATTAATAATCAAACCCGATTATTAAATTATTTAGATAGTGAGATTAGCGACGCTCTTGCCCATGATTTTAGACAATTTGGTGTGGTTATTCGCAATAATGAAGAAATTGATCATTTAGAGACCCATGATGATTATGTTGTTTTGCATTTAAAAAGCGGTAAGAAAATAAAGGCCGATGCCATTTTGTGGTCTAATGGACGCTCGGGTAATACGGAAGGATTAAATGTAGAAGCCTTGGGTCTAACACCTAATAGCCGCGGACAGCTCAAAGTCGATGATACCTACCGTACTGAGGTGGATAATATCTACGCGGCAGGAGATGTGATTGGCTGGCCGTCGCTTGCCTCAGCCGCTTATGACCAAGGACGCTGTGCTGCCGCCTTTATGGTCGGTGATAGTGACGCTGAGCCTGTCTCTAGTGTGCCGACGGGTATTTACACTATTCCTGAGATCTCAAGTATTGGTAAAACCGAGCAAGAGCTCACAGATGAGCAGATTCCTTATGAAGTCGGGCAGGCGTTCTTTAAAGACTTGGCGCGCGCGCAAATCATTGGCGAACGCACAGGTGTCCTCAAGATATTATTCCATCGTGAGACGCTACAGTTATTAGGCGTTCACTGCTATGGTAACCATGCCTCAGAGATTATCCATATCGGACAGGCGGTCATGAAGTGTGGTGCAACACTTGAATACTTCGTCAATACGACCTTTAACTATCCGACGATGGCAGAAGCTTATCGGGTAGCAGCACTTAACGGTCTTAATCGGGTGTTTTAA
- a CDS encoding questin oxidase family protein yields the protein MIFYSKPNYSKHLHEWLKRGRNWHIEYDQYLSNHITHNWIALDAAGVSKSKMQWWQTVYINEGILKDDVKDTNRDAMSAIAESGMLAPPRKNALYYTAITEANWLNNLQSTRIGFESYRDFFDAEIAELGLSVCLKRYYPTLSKGMAGAALHPVIHTGWAVDVESDDMASEGLAYMATAFQPLATGANHSDYQPCQLWSPDAPDIIEVLKQILTDDRTTKLTEQAYALSKTEDYKNLNRGKFQQRLITFDNPDEPMAQFLNEMVTLRLPDIDDNLAASDLTASIEVLTVIAAIAVYSSDNEFFIVHGLTSLHAVLCVLPHLDENAQRNALGYWFRALIAVIILQGSPGVTDALTMLEQWNTHQSKEKSSGYQLDDEEKFWWLQTLQSTTDSLDEHVPKTIYVLKRWAEWQVFSSASHDIFAKAARHIATPNESGGLEDNLWFGR from the coding sequence ATGATATTTTATTCAAAGCCAAACTATTCTAAGCATCTACATGAGTGGCTCAAACGCGGTAGAAACTGGCACATTGAATATGATCAATACCTCTCCAACCACATTACCCACAATTGGATTGCATTGGATGCCGCTGGCGTTAGCAAAAGTAAAATGCAGTGGTGGCAAACCGTTTATATCAATGAGGGCATTCTTAAAGATGATGTTAAGGATACGAACAGAGATGCCATGAGCGCTATAGCAGAGTCTGGAATGCTTGCGCCACCTCGTAAAAATGCACTTTACTACACCGCAATAACAGAAGCTAATTGGCTAAACAATTTGCAGTCTACTCGGATTGGCTTTGAATCATATCGTGACTTTTTTGATGCAGAAATAGCAGAGCTAGGATTAAGCGTCTGCCTCAAGCGCTACTACCCTACGCTTTCAAAAGGTATGGCTGGAGCTGCACTACATCCAGTCATTCATACGGGCTGGGCAGTCGATGTTGAGTCTGATGATATGGCATCAGAAGGACTTGCTTATATGGCAACGGCCTTTCAGCCCTTAGCAACTGGCGCAAATCATAGTGACTATCAACCTTGTCAGCTATGGTCGCCTGATGCGCCAGATATAATCGAAGTGCTTAAGCAAATCTTGACCGATGACAGAACCACCAAACTGACAGAGCAAGCTTATGCATTGAGCAAGACTGAAGATTATAAAAATTTAAATAGAGGTAAGTTTCAACAGCGCTTGATTACCTTTGATAATCCTGATGAACCGATGGCACAGTTCCTTAACGAGATGGTGACGCTAAGATTACCTGACATTGACGACAACTTAGCTGCCTCTGACCTAACGGCTTCTATCGAAGTACTAACCGTGATTGCAGCAATTGCCGTGTACAGTAGCGATAATGAGTTCTTTATCGTACATGGATTGACCAGCCTGCATGCAGTATTGTGCGTGCTGCCACATCTCGATGAAAACGCACAGCGTAATGCCTTGGGCTACTGGTTTCGAGCACTAATAGCGGTCATTATCCTTCAAGGCAGTCCTGGCGTTACAGATGCTCTTACCATGCTGGAACAATGGAATACTCATCAAAGCAAGGAAAAATCTAGCGGATATCAGTTAGATGATGAAGAAAAATTCTGGTGGCTGCAAACTTTGCAATCAACTACCGACAGTCTAGATGAGCACGTACCAAAGACAATATATGTACTTAAGCGCTGGGCTGAGTGGCAAGTGTTCTCTAGTGCTTCACACGATATATTTGCAAAAGCGGCGCGTCATATCGCAACGCCAAATGAGAGTGGCGGTCTTGAGGATAATCTTTGGTTTGGAAGATGA
- the ppsA gene encoding phosphoenolpyruvate synthase, protein MAEQSSALVINLNKLGKNDVDTVGGKNSSLGEMISHLSDLGVSVPGGFATTADAFNRFLTETGLLDKINDELKALDVNDVNKLAATGKKIRGWIIDQDLPSDLEAQVRQSFEEMSKGEDISVAVRSSATAEDLPDASFAGQQETYLNIRGIDNVLIAIKEVFSSLYNDRAISYRVHKGFEHEGVALSAGIQRMVRSETGAAGVMFTLDTESGFDQVVFITSSYGLGEMVVQGAVNPDEFYLSKRLLENGKPAVIRRNIGSKHKKMIYGDEGSTAKSVKIVDVEKQERMQFSLSTEELNSLAKQAMTIEKHYGQAMDIEWAKDGDTGEIFIVQARPETVKSRQDSNVMERYIIDTKGAKVLCEGRSIGQRIGAGKVRIVNDISEMDKVEDGDVLVSDMTDPDWEPVMKRASAIITNRGGRTCHAAIIARELGVPAIVGCGNATELLVDGQDVTVSCAEGDTGFIYESQIDFDIQTNSIESMPELAFKVMMNVGNPDRAFSFTQMPNEGIGLARLEFIINRMIGVHPKALLNMNSLPREVAQAINERIAGYASPVDFYVDKLVEGISTLAVAFMDQPVIVRMSDFKSNEYANLLGGKLYEPSEENPMLGFRGASRYVSDNFRDCFELECKALKRVRDEMGLTNVEIMIPFVRTVGEAAQVIELLEKNGLKRGENGLRVIMMCELPTNCLLAEEFLEYFDGFSIGSNDLTQLTLGLDRDSGIISHLFDERDPAVKKLLTMAIEACRKQNKYVGICGQGPSDHPDLAYWLMEQGISSVSLNPDSVLDTWFFLADEEVK, encoded by the coding sequence ATGGCAGAGCAATCTTCAGCACTTGTAATCAACCTTAATAAGCTAGGTAAAAACGATGTTGACACGGTTGGTGGCAAGAATTCATCGCTTGGTGAGATGATCAGTCACCTATCAGATTTGGGCGTTAGTGTCCCTGGTGGCTTTGCAACGACCGCCGATGCTTTTAATCGTTTTTTAACCGAAACGGGTCTACTTGATAAGATTAATGACGAGTTAAAAGCTTTAGATGTTAATGATGTTAATAAGCTAGCAGCGACAGGTAAAAAGATTCGCGGTTGGATTATTGATCAAGACTTGCCGAGTGATCTTGAGGCGCAAGTACGTCAATCATTCGAAGAGATGAGCAAGGGTGAAGATATTTCGGTTGCAGTACGCTCTTCTGCTACTGCTGAAGATTTACCAGATGCCTCATTTGCCGGTCAGCAAGAGACTTATCTAAATATTCGCGGTATTGATAACGTACTGATTGCTATAAAAGAAGTATTTTCATCGCTATATAATGACCGCGCGATCTCTTATCGCGTCCATAAAGGCTTTGAGCATGAAGGCGTTGCGTTGTCTGCTGGTATTCAGCGTATGGTACGCTCAGAGACGGGCGCAGCTGGCGTTATGTTCACCCTAGATACCGAAAGCGGCTTTGATCAAGTGGTATTCATTACTTCAAGCTATGGTCTAGGTGAGATGGTCGTACAAGGTGCGGTCAATCCTGATGAGTTTTATTTATCTAAAAGATTACTAGAAAATGGCAAGCCTGCGGTTATTCGTCGTAACATCGGTAGCAAGCATAAAAAGATGATCTATGGCGATGAAGGCAGCACTGCCAAATCAGTCAAAATTGTCGATGTTGAAAAGCAAGAGCGTATGCAGTTCTCACTATCGACCGAAGAGCTAAACTCACTAGCCAAGCAAGCCATGACCATCGAAAAACATTATGGTCAAGCGATGGATATTGAGTGGGCAAAAGACGGCGACACGGGTGAAATCTTTATCGTTCAAGCGCGTCCAGAGACCGTTAAGAGTCGTCAGGACAGTAACGTCATGGAGCGTTATATCATCGACACTAAAGGTGCTAAAGTGCTATGCGAGGGTCGCTCAATCGGTCAACGTATCGGTGCTGGTAAAGTGCGTATCGTCAATGATATTAGCGAGATGGACAAAGTAGAAGATGGCGACGTACTAGTTTCAGACATGACGGATCCAGATTGGGAGCCCGTCATGAAGCGTGCCTCAGCTATCATCACTAACCGTGGTGGTCGTACCTGTCATGCCGCTATTATCGCCCGTGAGCTCGGTGTGCCTGCTATCGTCGGTTGTGGTAATGCCACAGAATTGCTCGTCGATGGTCAAGATGTAACCGTCTCTTGTGCTGAGGGTGATACTGGCTTTATCTATGAGAGCCAAATTGATTTTGATATTCAGACCAACTCTATCGAGTCTATGCCTGAGCTTGCATTCAAAGTGATGATGAACGTCGGTAATCCTGATCGCGCTTTCTCCTTTACCCAAATGCCAAACGAAGGTATCGGCCTTGCCCGTTTAGAGTTTATCATCAACCGTATGATTGGCGTGCATCCAAAAGCACTGCTCAATATGAACAGCTTACCGCGTGAAGTGGCACAAGCTATTAATGAGCGTATTGCAGGCTATGCTTCACCTGTTGACTTCTACGTTGATAAATTGGTTGAAGGTATCTCAACACTAGCGGTTGCCTTTATGGATCAACCGGTCATCGTACGTATGTCTGATTTTAAATCGAACGAATATGCCAACCTTTTGGGTGGTAAATTATACGAGCCATCAGAAGAAAACCCAATGCTGGGCTTCCGTGGTGCGAGCCGTTATGTCTCTGACAATTTCCGTGACTGCTTTGAGCTTGAGTGTAAAGCCCTCAAACGCGTCCGTGATGAGATGGGTCTAACTAACGTTGAGATTATGATTCCGTTTGTGCGTACTGTCGGTGAAGCGGCGCAAGTTATCGAGTTGCTTGAGAAAAACGGTCTCAAACGTGGCGAAAACGGTCTGCGCGTTATCATGATGTGTGAGCTGCCAACCAACTGCCTACTAGCAGAAGAGTTCTTAGAATACTTTGATGGCTTCTCTATTGGCTCAAACGACTTGACTCAGCTGACTTTAGGTCTTGATCGTGATTCAGGTATTATCTCGCATCTATTTGATGAGCGTGATCCTGCAGTCAAAAAGCTACTTACTATGGCGATTGAAGCTTGCCGTAAACAAAACAAGTATGTCGGTATCTGTGGTCAAGGCCCATCAGATCATCCTGATCTTGCCTATTGGCTGATGGAGCAAGGTATCAGCTCAGTATCACTGAACCCTGATTCAGTACTCGATACTTGGTTCTTCTTAGCGGATGAAGAAGTCAAATAA
- a CDS encoding alpha/beta hydrolase, which translates to MSNYLDVVTVEHNPSNKPIDRAVIWLHGLGASGHDFEPVVPQLGLDNDMAVRFIFPHAPSRPVTINGGMVMPSWYDIFEMSLDRKVDVAQIEQSSQQIKDLINREVERGVKPEHIVIAGFSQGGAVAYHLALGYPQRLAGLMTLSTYLATNDQINYSDANKELPILIEHGIHDPIVPVALGEQASKTLSAKGYNVEYITYPMAHQVCMPQIQGIGVWLNKVLG; encoded by the coding sequence ATGAGCAACTATCTAGACGTCGTAACGGTAGAGCACAACCCATCGAACAAGCCAATAGACCGCGCGGTTATTTGGCTGCATGGTCTAGGCGCAAGCGGTCATGACTTTGAGCCAGTCGTCCCGCAGTTGGGCTTAGATAACGATATGGCAGTACGTTTTATATTCCCACATGCACCGAGTCGTCCAGTAACTATTAATGGCGGTATGGTGATGCCATCGTGGTACGATATTTTTGAGATGAGCCTAGATCGTAAAGTCGACGTTGCGCAAATAGAGCAATCAAGCCAGCAGATTAAAGATCTCATCAATCGTGAGGTTGAGCGCGGCGTCAAGCCTGAGCATATTGTGATCGCAGGATTCTCACAGGGCGGGGCAGTGGCTTATCACTTAGCACTCGGCTATCCGCAGCGTTTGGCAGGCTTGATGACGCTATCCACTTATTTAGCCACTAACGATCAGATTAATTATAGCGATGCTAATAAAGAGTTACCGATATTGATTGAGCATGGCATTCATGATCCCATTGTGCCTGTCGCTTTAGGCGAGCAAGCATCTAAGACTTTATCAGCCAAAGGCTATAATGTTGAATACATTACCTATCCTATGGCGCATCAAGTCTGTATGCCACAGATTCAAGGTATTGGGGTATGGCTGAATAAGGTATTAGGATAA
- the rplI gene encoding 50S ribosomal protein L9: protein MQIILLQRIVNLGKLGETVDVKPGYGRNFLIPHGKALPATKLNIEKFEARRAELEAEEAAEVATAQTRADALTDVNVIMRAKSGDEGKLFGSIGTRDIAEALTNSGLEVDRAEVKLPEGTLRQIGEYNVDIQLHHDVTATILVTILSEDGDDEDEDLVEEEQADDSEE, encoded by the coding sequence ATGCAAATTATTTTGTTACAGCGTATCGTCAACCTTGGTAAGCTCGGTGAAACTGTCGATGTAAAACCAGGTTACGGACGTAACTTTCTTATCCCTCATGGCAAAGCACTTCCTGCTACTAAGCTTAACATTGAAAAGTTCGAAGCACGTCGTGCCGAACTTGAAGCTGAAGAAGCTGCTGAGGTCGCAACTGCTCAAACACGTGCTGACGCGTTAACTGACGTTAATGTAATCATGCGTGCAAAATCAGGCGATGAAGGTAAATTATTCGGTTCTATCGGTACTCGTGATATCGCTGAAGCATTAACCAACTCAGGTCTAGAAGTAGATCGTGCTGAGGTTAAGCTACCAGAAGGTACACTACGTCAGATCGGTGAATACAATGTTGATATCCAATTGCATCATGATGTAACGGCTACTATCTTGGTCACTATCCTATCAGAAGATGGCGATGATGAAGACGAAGATCTAGTAGAAGAAGAACAAGCGGATGATTCTGAAGAGTAA
- a CDS encoding response regulator yields the protein MTHILLVEDDPAIAMSLKVTAKREGWQITWLDNASSVLPMLHAAEAQDLSAIILDVGLPDGDGLSLCQQIRHAADIDSLKNIPIIFLTARSEEVDRILGLEMGGDDYCAKPFSPRELVARLKAIWRREQLLVEAQESVSAGNTDKPAADKALTFDGPSGHWHYQPLNYSLTWQEQKLDLSNTERKILLALLQAPNQVFSREQLLNAVSDYPDHRLARTIDSHVKSIRKQLAMINPDTDVIHTHRGLGYALCPA from the coding sequence ATGACTCATATTCTTTTAGTAGAAGACGATCCCGCTATCGCCATGTCACTGAAAGTGACTGCTAAACGTGAAGGCTGGCAGATCACTTGGCTGGATAATGCCAGTAGCGTGCTGCCGATGCTTCATGCTGCCGAGGCGCAAGATCTATCCGCTATCATTCTAGATGTCGGTCTGCCCGATGGTGATGGCTTGAGCCTTTGCCAGCAGATTCGCCATGCCGCTGATATTGATAGCCTAAAAAACATTCCGATTATATTTTTGACCGCACGTAGCGAAGAGGTGGATCGTATCTTGGGTCTTGAGATGGGCGGTGATGATTACTGCGCTAAGCCCTTTAGTCCTCGTGAATTGGTCGCACGCCTCAAAGCGATTTGGCGGCGCGAGCAATTATTAGTAGAAGCGCAAGAGTCCGTAAGCGCTGGTAACACTGATAAGCCCGCAGCAGATAAAGCTTTAACGTTTGATGGCCCCTCAGGTCACTGGCACTATCAACCGCTAAATTATTCGCTGACTTGGCAAGAGCAAAAGCTAGACCTGAGCAATACTGAGCGTAAGATTCTATTAGCGTTATTACAAGCACCCAATCAAGTCTTTAGCCGCGAGCAGCTACTAAATGCTGTCAGCGACTATCCGGATCATCGTCTGGCAAGAACGATCGATAGTCATGTTAAATCCATCCGTAAGCAGTTGGCTATGATTAATCCAGATACCGATGTTATTCATACTCATCGCGGTCTTGGTTATGCTTTGTGTCCCGCCTAA
- a CDS encoding pyruvate, water dikinase regulatory protein, producing MYSNQTSEQDKPTIQNHHALSLDNSQTIRSAFFISDGTAITAETLGRSILSQFASVPFETRVLPYVDSLERAEDAVEQINIAYQRDGLLPLVFDTIVNPEIREKVNSAHGCNLDMYEGLIGRIAEEIAVEPDGHSGNAHDNVDSENYKERIDAVHFALDNDDGARTRHYSMADIILIGVSRSGKTPTSLYLALQFGIRAANYPLTEDDLYDNQLPKALREHKDKLFGLVINTDRLVKIRQERRAGSRYSSYQQVQQEQRAIQGIYISQGIPSLDVSEMSVEEIATRILQMTGLKRRIG from the coding sequence ATGTATTCTAATCAGACATCCGAACAGGATAAGCCCACTATCCAAAACCATCATGCGCTAAGCTTAGACAATTCACAAACGATAAGAAGTGCGTTTTTTATATCGGATGGTACGGCTATTACCGCTGAGACTCTTGGGCGCTCCATTTTGAGTCAATTTGCCTCCGTGCCTTTTGAGACGCGAGTGCTGCCGTATGTTGATAGCTTGGAGCGCGCTGAAGATGCGGTTGAGCAAATAAACATTGCCTATCAGCGTGACGGTCTGTTGCCGCTGGTGTTCGATACCATTGTCAATCCTGAGATTCGTGAAAAAGTCAATTCAGCTCACGGCTGCAACTTAGATATGTATGAAGGTCTGATCGGTCGTATTGCTGAAGAGATTGCCGTCGAGCCTGATGGTCACTCGGGTAACGCTCATGATAACGTCGACTCTGAGAACTACAAAGAGCGTATCGATGCAGTGCATTTTGCCCTAGACAACGATGATGGCGCGCGTACCCGTCATTATAGTATGGCTGACATAATCTTGATTGGTGTATCGCGTTCGGGCAAGACGCCAACTTCACTTTATTTAGCGCTGCAATTCGGTATTCGTGCGGCAAACTATCCGCTGACCGAAGATGACTTGTATGATAATCAGCTGCCAAAAGCGTTGCGTGAGCATAAAGACAAGCTGTTCGGTTTAGTGATTAACACGGATCGGTTGGTTAAGATACGTCAAGAGCGTCGTGCGGGTAGTCGCTATTCGAGCTATCAACAAGTGCAGCAAGAGCAGCGTGCTATACAAGGTATCTATATCTCACAAGGTATTCCAAGCCTTGATGTCTCAGAGATGTCCGTTGAAGAGATTGCCACACGTATATTACAAATGACAGGTCTAAAGCGCCGCATTGGTTAA
- the rpsF gene encoding 30S ribosomal protein S6, with amino-acid sequence MRHYEVVLIVHPDQSDQVVGMVERYIKLVQDNGGAIHRLEDWGRRQLAYPINKIHKAHYVLFNIETDGDTLEELEELFRYNDAVIRSLVMRRDEAVTEESMLAKNADEKRARKATPRRPDQDNDDNDNNSDD; translated from the coding sequence ATGCGACATTACGAAGTGGTGTTAATTGTACACCCAGACCAAAGCGACCAAGTGGTCGGCATGGTTGAACGCTATATCAAGTTGGTTCAAGACAATGGTGGCGCTATCCATCGTTTAGAAGATTGGGGCCGCCGTCAATTGGCTTATCCAATCAACAAGATCCATAAAGCTCACTATGTTCTTTTCAACATTGAAACTGACGGTGATACTTTAGAAGAGCTTGAAGAATTGTTCCGTTATAACGATGCCGTTATTCGTAGCCTAGTTATGCGTCGTGACGAAGCTGTCACTGAAGAGTCGATGTTAGCTAAGAATGCCGATGAAAAACGCGCACGCAAAGCTACTCCTCGTCGTCCAGATCAAGACAATGACGACAACGACAACAACAGTGATGACTAA